A stretch of Longimicrobium sp. DNA encodes these proteins:
- the udk gene encoding uridine kinase, whose product MKPFLIGIAGGSGSGKTTVARRLYESLHLDSAAFLDHDAYYRELGHLSLQERAQINFDHPDSLDNDLFVEHLRRLIAREPIEKPVYDFTAHTRAPETVRVEPRDVVLVDGILLFAEPRLRELFDLKIFVDTEADVRFIRRLKRDIKKRGRALDAVIDQYLTTVRPMHFEFVEPSKRWADIILPRGGQNTAGIEVIAASIRERLAAKARSEPPAAVVG is encoded by the coding sequence ATGAAGCCGTTCCTGATCGGGATCGCGGGGGGAAGCGGGTCGGGGAAGACCACCGTGGCGCGGCGGCTCTACGAGTCGCTGCACCTGGACTCGGCGGCGTTCCTGGACCACGACGCGTACTACAGGGAGCTGGGGCACCTCTCGCTCCAGGAGCGGGCGCAGATCAACTTCGACCACCCCGACTCGCTCGACAACGACCTGTTCGTGGAGCACCTGCGGCGGCTGATCGCGCGCGAGCCGATCGAGAAGCCGGTGTACGACTTCACCGCGCACACCCGCGCCCCCGAGACCGTGCGCGTGGAGCCGCGCGACGTGGTGCTGGTGGACGGCATCCTCCTCTTCGCCGAGCCGCGCCTGCGCGAGCTGTTCGACCTCAAGATCTTCGTCGACACCGAGGCCGACGTGCGCTTCATCCGCCGCCTGAAGCGCGACATCAAGAAGCGCGGGCGCGCCCTGGACGCGGTGATCGACCAGTACCTGACCACCGTGCGCCCCATGCACTTCGAGTTCGTGGAGCCCTCCAAGCGCTGGGCCGACATCATCCTCCCGCGCGGCGGCCAGAACACCGCGGGGATCGAGGTGATCGCCGCCAGCATCCGCGAGCGGCTGGCCGCCAAGGCGCGCTCCGAGCCGCCCGCGGCGGTGGTGGGGTGA
- a CDS encoding prolyl oligopeptidase family serine peptidase — translation MPPRPLSRRRAALAAAVLALAPARGGAQPSTRADSLPLHLFAYDRSAPLELSDSVIGSRDGVAIHAVSFVSPRGGRATGRLFVPPGAGPFAGVVLAHGMPGSAEAFTGRGVYIARHGAVVIAIDAPWARRGGPPLSFTPADSADQVQLIVDLQRAVDVLLARPDVDPERLAYVGRSYGGAMGALLAGVERRLKTYVLAVADAGLVAHMVEGSGEDPPQGAPEEQWRRWLAAMKPIEPVRFVGRAAPASLFFQSALRDRAVARDDAEAVQTAASEPRTVKWYDTDHPLNAEAHVDQLRWLHEHVGTTAPGPRDQAGPEIPPPPAPRRRP, via the coding sequence GTGCCTCCTCGCCCGCTCTCCCGCCGCCGCGCGGCGCTCGCCGCGGCGGTCCTGGCGCTCGCTCCCGCCCGCGGCGGGGCGCAGCCGTCCACGCGGGCCGACTCGCTCCCGCTGCACCTGTTCGCCTACGACCGCTCGGCGCCGCTGGAGCTCAGCGACTCGGTGATCGGCTCGCGGGACGGCGTCGCCATCCACGCCGTCTCTTTCGTGAGCCCCCGGGGCGGGCGCGCCACGGGGCGGCTGTTCGTCCCCCCGGGGGCGGGGCCGTTCGCGGGGGTGGTGCTGGCGCACGGGATGCCCGGCAGCGCCGAGGCGTTCACCGGGCGCGGCGTCTACATCGCCCGCCACGGGGCGGTGGTGATCGCCATCGACGCGCCGTGGGCGCGGCGCGGCGGGCCGCCGCTCTCCTTCACTCCCGCCGACAGCGCCGACCAGGTGCAGCTCATCGTGGACCTGCAGCGCGCGGTGGACGTGCTGCTGGCGCGGCCGGACGTGGACCCGGAGCGGCTGGCCTACGTGGGGCGCAGCTACGGCGGGGCCATGGGCGCGCTGCTGGCCGGCGTGGAGCGGCGGCTGAAGACGTACGTGCTGGCGGTGGCCGACGCCGGGCTGGTGGCGCACATGGTGGAGGGGAGCGGCGAAGACCCGCCGCAGGGCGCGCCGGAAGAGCAGTGGCGGCGCTGGCTGGCCGCGATGAAGCCGATCGAGCCGGTCCGCTTCGTGGGGCGGGCCGCGCCGGCCTCGCTCTTCTTCCAGTCGGCGCTCCGCGACCGCGCCGTGGCGCGCGACGACGCCGAGGCCGTGCAGACGGCCGCCAGCGAGCCCAGGACGGTGAAGTGGTACGACACCGACCACCCGCTGAACGCCGAGGCCCACGTGGACCAGCTCCGCTGGCTGCACGAGCACGTCGGCACCACGGCGCCCGGGCCCCGCGACCAGGCCGGGCCGGAGATCCCGCCCCCTCCCGCGCCGCGGCGGCGGCCCTGA
- a CDS encoding type II toxin-antitoxin system VapC family toxin has product MIVADTNLLVYLFLPGPHTPAAEAVLKRDPEWWVPLLWRSEFRNVLALYLRKGLLPINEALDAFQQAEALVDGREFASRTPRVLDLVRRSTCSAYDCEFVALAEELGVPLVTSDSRILKDFPQIATTPEQFSK; this is encoded by the coding sequence GTGATCGTCGCGGACACCAACCTGCTCGTCTACCTCTTCTTGCCGGGTCCCCACACGCCAGCCGCGGAAGCAGTCCTGAAGCGGGACCCCGAGTGGTGGGTCCCGCTCCTGTGGCGCAGCGAGTTTCGCAACGTCCTCGCGCTCTACCTGCGCAAGGGGTTGCTCCCGATCAACGAAGCGCTCGATGCCTTCCAGCAAGCCGAGGCGCTGGTCGACGGGCGGGAGTTCGCCAGCCGAACGCCGCGCGTGCTCGACCTGGTGCGCCGCTCCACGTGCTCGGCGTACGACTGCGAGTTCGTGGCGCTGGCCGAAGAGCTGGGGGTGCCGCTGGTTACCTCGGACAGCCGCATACTGAAGGATTTTCCTCAGATCGCGACGACCCCCGAGCAGTTCTCGAAGTAG
- a CDS encoding ABC transporter permease → MSTAVETRAPETGPPAARRSAAAGAWKTRLEESLLPPLVAVLAAMVVGDVLILSFGQSPAEVYGLLLEGTWGNAYGFGQVLYKATTLAFTGLAVALALRAGLFNIGAEGQLAAGGFAAALLGLVLPEGTPAVFAVPLCILAAALGGGMVGAVPGALKARFGAHEVIVTIMLNFVVLALLNYVVAAHLHVPETLHTPEIHAGAVPRLGGPFTGSAANWTILLALVAAAAAWWYLYRTRRGYELRAVGLQPEAAEYGGVKVGRVWLRAMALSGALAGLGGVNYVLGYKLYYEDGFAGGAGFLGIAVALVGRNDPVGVVLAALFFATLSQGGLAINAVVPKQMVEVLQGVVILAVAVSVPEVRRLLRERRAA, encoded by the coding sequence GCGCCTGGAAGACGCGGCTGGAGGAGTCGCTCCTTCCCCCGCTGGTGGCCGTGCTGGCGGCGATGGTGGTGGGCGACGTGCTGATCCTCTCCTTCGGCCAGTCGCCCGCCGAGGTGTACGGGCTGCTGCTGGAGGGGACCTGGGGGAACGCCTACGGCTTCGGCCAGGTGCTGTACAAGGCGACGACGCTCGCCTTCACCGGCCTAGCCGTCGCCCTCGCTCTGCGCGCGGGGCTCTTCAACATCGGCGCGGAGGGGCAGCTGGCGGCGGGCGGCTTCGCGGCGGCGCTGCTGGGGCTGGTGCTCCCGGAGGGGACGCCGGCCGTCTTCGCGGTCCCGCTCTGCATCCTGGCCGCGGCGCTGGGCGGGGGGATGGTGGGCGCGGTGCCGGGGGCGCTCAAGGCCCGCTTCGGCGCGCACGAGGTGATCGTCACCATCATGCTCAACTTCGTCGTGCTGGCGCTCTTGAACTACGTCGTCGCGGCGCACCTGCACGTCCCCGAGACGCTGCACACCCCCGAGATCCACGCCGGCGCCGTCCCCCGCCTGGGCGGGCCCTTCACCGGCTCGGCGGCCAACTGGACGATCCTGCTGGCGCTCGTGGCGGCGGCCGCGGCGTGGTGGTACCTGTACCGCACGCGGCGCGGCTACGAGCTGCGCGCGGTGGGGCTGCAGCCCGAGGCGGCCGAGTACGGCGGGGTGAAGGTGGGCCGCGTGTGGCTGCGGGCGATGGCGCTCTCCGGCGCGCTGGCGGGGCTCGGCGGGGTGAACTACGTGCTCGGCTACAAGCTCTACTACGAGGACGGCTTCGCGGGCGGCGCCGGGTTCCTGGGGATCGCCGTGGCGCTGGTGGGGCGCAACGACCCCGTGGGCGTGGTGCTGGCGGCGCTCTTCTTCGCCACCCTCTCGCAGGGCGGCCTGGCCATCAACGCGGTGGTGCCCAAGCAGATGGTGGAGGTGCTGCAGGGCGTGGTGATCCTGGCCGTGGCCGTCTCGGTCCCCGAGGTGCGCCGGCTCCTGCGCGAGAGGAGGGCCGCGTGA
- a CDS encoding Arc family DNA-binding protein translates to MATMTLKNVPDALYEQLKTSAERNRRSINSEAIVCLERALRGTSVDAASVLARARELRGRMGGLFVDDEDLRAARDEGRP, encoded by the coding sequence ATGGCCACGATGACACTCAAGAACGTACCCGACGCGTTGTACGAGCAGCTCAAGACGAGCGCCGAGCGGAACCGGCGCAGCATCAACAGCGAGGCGATCGTGTGTCTCGAGCGCGCGCTGCGGGGCACTTCCGTCGATGCTGCCAGCGTCCTCGCGCGCGCCCGTGAGTTGCGCGGCCGGATGGGCGGCCTGTTCGTCGACGATGAGGACCTGCGCGCCGCCCGCGACGAGGGGCGGCCGTGA
- a CDS encoding DUF3085 domain-containing protein translates to MEQRYEFDGAEVRALVEESRAAGERLMTEAQRYVAAGVDLHADHAELPGDVDHPGTGAPPGLWLANDRGVYLRSNAKDRPGERVAYARGYQADVQVGGEPFCEFIDAQPLEQVRPGDTLVVTLSEHKVRLSLIRPE, encoded by the coding sequence ATGGAGCAGCGGTACGAGTTCGACGGCGCGGAGGTGCGCGCGCTGGTGGAAGAGTCGCGCGCGGCCGGGGAGCGCCTGATGACCGAGGCGCAGCGCTACGTGGCCGCCGGCGTCGACCTCCACGCCGACCATGCCGAGCTGCCGGGCGACGTCGACCACCCCGGCACCGGCGCGCCCCCGGGCCTGTGGCTGGCGAACGACCGCGGCGTGTACCTGCGCAGCAACGCGAAGGACCGCCCCGGCGAGCGCGTGGCCTACGCCCGCGGCTACCAGGCCGACGTGCAGGTGGGCGGCGAGCCGTTCTGCGAGTTCATCGACGCACAGCCGCTGGAGCAGGTGCGCCCGGGCGACACCCTGGTGGTGACGCTCTCCGAGCACAAGGTCCGCCTCTCCCTCATCCGCCCGGAGTAG
- a CDS encoding rhomboid family intramembrane serine protease, producing the protein MIPLRDENPTELTPVVTVLLIAVNAAVWLLVQGGGSEAALEASVVSYGARPCELTGACPVEGLRWGALVTSMFMHGSWEHIIGNMLFLWVFGNNIEDSMGHARFLLFYLLCGVAAALAHVYLSPGSQLPMVGASGAISGIMGAYVLLYPHARVQTWIPPLFVVNLRALFFLGYWFVLQLLMGAATFGPEAGEGGGVAVWAHVGGFVAGLVLVKLFENRELVEARKHGIKLSREELARRGIGW; encoded by the coding sequence GTGATCCCGCTTCGCGACGAGAACCCCACCGAGCTCACGCCGGTCGTCACCGTGCTGCTGATCGCCGTGAACGCCGCCGTCTGGCTCCTGGTGCAGGGCGGCGGCAGCGAGGCGGCGCTGGAGGCCTCGGTGGTCAGCTACGGCGCCAGGCCGTGCGAGCTGACCGGTGCCTGCCCGGTGGAGGGACTGCGCTGGGGCGCGCTCGTCACCTCGATGTTCATGCACGGGAGCTGGGAGCACATCATCGGCAACATGCTGTTCCTGTGGGTGTTCGGGAACAACATCGAAGACTCGATGGGGCACGCGCGCTTCCTGCTCTTCTACCTCCTCTGCGGGGTGGCGGCCGCGCTCGCGCACGTGTACCTGAGCCCCGGCAGCCAGCTGCCGATGGTGGGCGCCAGCGGCGCCATCAGCGGCATCATGGGCGCCTACGTCCTGCTCTACCCGCACGCCCGCGTGCAGACCTGGATCCCCCCGCTCTTCGTGGTGAACCTGCGCGCGCTCTTCTTCCTGGGCTACTGGTTCGTCCTGCAGCTGCTGATGGGCGCCGCCACCTTCGGCCCCGAGGCCGGCGAGGGGGGCGGCGTGGCGGTGTGGGCGCACGTGGGCGGCTTCGTGGCGGGGCTGGTGCTGGTGAAGCTCTTCGAGAACCGCGAGCTGGTGGAGGCGCGCAAGCACGGGATCAAGCTCTCGCGCGAGGAACTGGCGCGCCGCGGGATCGGCTGGTAG
- the add gene encoding adenosine deaminase codes for MEVTRELLHRLPKAELHVHLDGSLRPETMLELAAEYGKKMPAHDPAHLADYMHVQDARNLVEYLARFEITLSVMQTADALERIAYELAEDLAAENVRYAEIRYSPILNTRDGLPLTEAVDAPLRGLRRAEAEFGIRTAIIICGIRNMEPATSRDLADLTVAYKDRGVVAFDLAGAEYNYPAKKHKDAFYTVINKNMAATIHAGEAYGPESIHQALHYCRANRIGHGTRLFEDPDLMRFINDFRIPLEICLTSNVQTRAVQGFDTHPVRLYYDQGLVLSLNTDNRLMSATTVTEEYWRAHRHLGFTWDELVDITLMSFDSAFLHRPEKLQLIEKVREEIDSLAAAPV; via the coding sequence ATGGAAGTCACGCGAGAGCTGCTGCACCGGCTGCCCAAGGCCGAGCTGCACGTGCACCTGGACGGGTCCCTGCGCCCCGAGACCATGCTGGAGCTGGCGGCCGAGTACGGGAAGAAGATGCCCGCGCACGACCCCGCGCACCTGGCCGACTACATGCACGTGCAGGACGCGCGCAACCTGGTGGAGTACCTGGCGCGCTTCGAGATCACCCTGTCGGTGATGCAGACCGCCGACGCCCTGGAGAGGATCGCCTACGAGCTGGCCGAGGACCTGGCCGCCGAGAACGTCCGCTACGCCGAGATCCGCTACTCGCCGATCCTGAACACGCGCGACGGGCTCCCGCTCACCGAGGCGGTCGACGCGCCGCTCAGGGGCCTGCGCCGCGCCGAGGCCGAGTTCGGGATCAGGACGGCCATCATCATCTGCGGGATCCGCAACATGGAGCCCGCCACCTCGCGCGACCTGGCGGACCTCACGGTGGCGTACAAGGACCGCGGCGTGGTGGCGTTCGACCTGGCGGGCGCCGAGTACAACTACCCGGCCAAGAAGCACAAGGACGCCTTCTACACCGTCATCAACAAGAACATGGCGGCCACCATCCACGCTGGCGAGGCGTACGGGCCCGAGAGCATCCACCAGGCGCTGCACTACTGCCGGGCCAACCGCATCGGCCACGGGACGCGGCTCTTCGAAGACCCCGACCTGATGCGCTTCATCAACGACTTCCGCATCCCGCTGGAGATCTGCCTGACCAGCAACGTGCAGACGCGCGCGGTGCAGGGCTTCGACACGCACCCCGTGCGGCTGTACTACGACCAGGGGCTCGTGCTCTCCCTCAACACCGACAACCGGCTGATGAGCGCCACCACGGTGACCGAGGAGTACTGGCGGGCGCACCGGCACCTGGGCTTCACCTGGGACGAGCTGGTGGACATCACGCTGATGAGCTTCGACAGCGCCTTCCTGCACCGCCCCGAGAAGCTGCAGCTGATCGAGAAGGTCAGGGAGGAGATCGACTCCCTCGCCGCCGCGCCGGTGTGA
- a CDS encoding ABC transporter permease, translating into MIAFLLQTVRIAIPYLFAASGGVVAERAGVVSLTLEGFMLSGAFCAALGSYYSGSAWVGVLCGVAGGLVMGLLHAVASIRYRADQIVVGIAINLLVVGLTRFFLHLAFDSSSNSPRVPGFGGEGAGSGVGALVANPLVWIGLALVPVMGWLVYRTPFGLRVRAVGEHPLAATSVGVPVARVRYLAVALSGVLASLGGVYLALDQHQFTDQMTAGRGFIALAAVIFGRWDPVRAGIACLFFAAAETLQIQLQGMQAIPSQFVAMIPYLLTIVALAGLVGRSVPPAALGKAEG; encoded by the coding sequence GTGATCGCCTTCCTCCTGCAGACGGTCCGCATCGCCATCCCCTACCTGTTCGCCGCGTCGGGCGGGGTCGTCGCCGAGCGCGCGGGCGTGGTGTCGCTCACGCTGGAGGGCTTCATGCTCTCCGGGGCGTTCTGCGCGGCGCTGGGGAGCTACTACAGCGGCAGCGCCTGGGTGGGCGTGCTCTGCGGCGTGGCCGGCGGGCTGGTGATGGGCCTGCTGCACGCCGTGGCGTCGATCCGCTACAGGGCGGACCAGATCGTAGTCGGCATCGCCATCAACCTCCTGGTCGTCGGGCTGACGAGGTTCTTCCTGCACCTGGCCTTCGACAGCTCGTCGAACTCCCCGCGCGTCCCGGGCTTCGGGGGCGAGGGGGCGGGTTCGGGGGTGGGGGCGCTGGTGGCGAACCCGCTGGTGTGGATCGGCCTGGCGCTGGTGCCGGTGATGGGGTGGCTGGTCTACCGCACCCCCTTCGGACTCCGCGTGCGGGCCGTGGGCGAGCACCCGCTGGCGGCCACGTCGGTGGGCGTGCCGGTGGCGCGGGTGCGCTACCTGGCGGTGGCGCTCTCGGGGGTGCTGGCGTCGCTGGGGGGCGTGTACCTGGCGCTCGACCAGCACCAGTTCACCGACCAGATGACGGCGGGGCGCGGCTTCATCGCCCTGGCGGCGGTGATCTTCGGGCGGTGGGACCCGGTGCGCGCCGGCATCGCCTGCCTCTTCTTCGCCGCGGCCGAGACGCTGCAGATCCAGCTGCAGGGGATGCAGGCGATCCCCTCGCAGTTCGTGGCGATGATCCCCTACCTGCTCACCATCGTCGCCCTCGCCGGGCTGGTGGGCCGCTCGGTGCCGCCCGCCGCGCTGGGGAAGGCGGAGGGGTAA
- a CDS encoding class I SAM-dependent methyltransferase yields MQQTTLPPERYQPFASVARRNLMQELLEVPALVRALGLPRGGRMLEVGCGQGFALGPLARLCAPSRLVGLDVDGEALAEARRHLDAQGVAADLLEEDMRAMPLPDASFDVVIDFGTCYHISRPEAALAEIARVLAPGGWFVHETPVSQLLSHPVRSFGRRIPWKAAPTLAPHRSRLLWSARRKISPLEG; encoded by the coding sequence ATGCAGCAGACGACCCTTCCGCCGGAGCGGTACCAGCCGTTCGCCAGCGTCGCGCGGCGCAACCTCATGCAGGAGCTGCTCGAGGTGCCCGCGCTGGTGCGGGCGCTCGGGCTGCCGCGCGGCGGGCGGATGCTGGAGGTCGGCTGCGGGCAGGGGTTCGCGCTGGGGCCGCTCGCCCGGCTCTGCGCGCCGTCGCGGCTGGTGGGGCTGGACGTCGACGGCGAGGCGCTCGCGGAGGCGCGCCGGCACCTGGACGCGCAGGGGGTCGCGGCCGACCTGCTTGAAGAAGACATGCGGGCGATGCCGCTCCCGGACGCCTCGTTCGACGTGGTGATCGACTTCGGCACCTGCTACCACATCTCGCGCCCGGAAGCCGCGCTGGCGGAGATCGCCCGCGTCCTGGCGCCCGGCGGCTGGTTCGTCCACGAGACGCCCGTCAGCCAGCTCCTCTCCCACCCCGTGCGCTCGTTCGGCCGCCGCATCCCCTGGAAGGCGGCGCCCACGCTGGCGCCCCACCGCTCGCGGCTCCTCTGGAGCGCGCGCCGCAAGATCTCTCCGCTCGAAGGCTGA